TCGGGACGAAGATCGGCGGATGCCGATTCCTGAGTCGGTGTTGAAAAAGCGCATCGTGGCGCCGCTTTCCGAAAAACCCGCAGGCGCTCGGTATATCATGCCGAGGGCAGGGGGGAGGTAAACCGCGCCCGGTGCGGTATGCGTCATGTTTTGAAATGGCTTGGCCGCGTCAGCTCCGACGACTGCCGGAGCTGGCGCGGTTTAAAGTATTGAAAAAAATTAAATTTTAAACCGCGTCTCACCGAGATCGAGGATATCTCCAAAACCAAACGCAACGTGAAAATGACGCATATCGCTCCGGCCGCGGTTTAAGCCTCCGATCGTGGTTGCAATCGGCTCGGCTCCGGCCTTGACGATCGGACCGCTCCGCACGATCCCGGCGGCAAGGATTTTCCGGGCTGATCGCGCAACCGTCTAGGGAAGCGCGGCCGACACCCCATCTATCCCGTTGACGACGCAATCGATCAACCGCACCGCCGGAGCCTCTCGTGGGTTCGGGCGCTGGAGCATCCCATGACCCGCACCCCGTTTTTTCCGAAATTCTCCGACTTACCCGCCGAGATCCCGATCTTCCCGTTGCCCGGTGCCGTGGTCATGCCGGGAGTGCAGTTACCGCTGAACATCTTCGAGCCGCGTTATGTCAGGATGGTGACGGATGCGTTGGCATCGAATCACCTCATCGGCATGATTCAGCCCACCAGCGAGACCATGTCGGACGAGGTTCCGGAGATCCACCGGATCGGCTGCGCCGGCCGCATCACCTCCTACAGCGAGACGACGGACGGCAGAATCGTCTTGGTGCTCACCGGGGTGTGCCGGTTCCAAGTCATCAGCGAGATCGCCGAGGAGCATGGCTATCGGCGGGTTCGTGCGGACTGGGAGCGGTTCGCGGCGGATTATCAGGAGAGCGACTCTCCGATCGCGGATCGCAAAGGCTTCTTGACCTCGCTGAAGGCTTACTGCGCACTGCGGGGCGTCGAGGTTCCCTGGGACGATGTCGAGCAGATGGCCGACAAGGACCTGACAAACCTATTATGTGCCCATCTCCCGCTGAGCCCGGAGGACAAACAGGCCTTGATCGAGACCCTCCCGACGGGCGACCGTGCCGCTCTGATGCGCGGACTTCTCGATATGGCCGCGGCAGCGAGCATGGATACCGCCGAGCACCGCCACTGAACCGCGCCCCGTCTGGGATATACGCCGTCGGGTTTCGGCCCGGCCACGCCTTCGCAAACGACCCTTTGGTGTGGCGGCTCAGAGTGTCGGATGTCGATGCCACAACCGTTGATCTACGGTTGTGCCCGAACCGGGGCCGTTTCCTGTGTCGGTGCCGCCAACGAGAGATCGGGAGCGGGGTTGAAAAACCCTGATCGGAGCTTAGTTCGCATGGTTGTCGAGTTGTTAAACCGCGTCCAGAGCGACATGCGTCATTTTTATGTTGCGTTTGGCTTCGGAGATGTCCTCGATCTCGGCGAGACGCGGTTTAAAGTTTAAACTTTTCCAATCCTTTAAAACGCGCCGGCTCCGACGGTCGTCGGAGCCGGCGCGGCCTATCCAAACCAGCACACTACGCATACCGCACCGGGCGCGGTTCATTAATGAAGGGGCAAAACCAATGGCTGTAACACTGACCGAAGCCGCGGCGAAACACGTTGCCGGCATGCTCAGCAAGCGGGGACACGGTGTCGGACTGCGCGTCGGCACACGCAAGAGTGGCTGTACCGGATTCGCTTACGATGTCGACTATGCGGATGCGGTCGATGCGGCCGATCAAATCTTCGAGAGCCATGGCGTGAAGGTCGTCGTCGACGAGGAGAGTCTCGGTCGCATCGACGGGATGGAGATCGATTTCGTGCGCTCCAGCCTGCTCAACCAGGGCTTTGAATTCCGTAACCCCAGGGTCAAGGATACCTGCGGCTGCGGAGAGTCCTTCAGCGTCTGAATCGCTTCCCGAGCGACATGGCACGTTCGCGCGTCGCTTCGGATCAGAATCTTC
The sequence above is drawn from the Thiocapsa rosea genome and encodes:
- a CDS encoding HesB/IscA family protein — encoded protein: MAVTLTEAAAKHVAGMLSKRGHGVGLRVGTRKSGCTGFAYDVDYADAVDAADQIFESHGVKVVVDEESLGRIDGMEIDFVRSSLLNQGFEFRNPRVKDTCGCGESFSV
- a CDS encoding LON peptidase substrate-binding domain-containing protein produces the protein MTRTPFFPKFSDLPAEIPIFPLPGAVVMPGVQLPLNIFEPRYVRMVTDALASNHLIGMIQPTSETMSDEVPEIHRIGCAGRITSYSETTDGRIVLVLTGVCRFQVISEIAEEHGYRRVRADWERFAADYQESDSPIADRKGFLTSLKAYCALRGVEVPWDDVEQMADKDLTNLLCAHLPLSPEDKQALIETLPTGDRAALMRGLLDMAAAASMDTAEHRH